The genomic interval CATCAAGGGAAACCCTAGCTTTCATGAGAAGCGGCGGGCCAGCGGTGATGGAGGTGGATAGGGCtatcaacgagccgagctcgagcgagctttCATGTGTAGGCTCGAGCTTGCTATGGACTcgagtcgagctcgagccgagcccaGGTTTGCCGCAAGCTTgaagtcgagctcgagctcggctcgttcgAGCTTCGAGCTTTTCTCGAGCCTACCTGATGTAGTGAAATACTAGAACTGTGATGCATGATTAGATAGGAAAAAGTAATACTAGTGCTCCTATGCAAGCCGCATAGTCGcacactagtagtagtactagtactaccagCCATGCTCTTGTTGGGACTTGGGAAATGGGACAACAAATGCACTCTGCCACTGGCAGTACTAGTGctcagtactagtactagtagagaATATGGCAGTACTAGTGCTCAGTATAGTAGAGAATTTAAACGAGttaagagagagagggaggaaatATACAGGACAAGTAACATGTGCTAGATGCTGAGGCTCGCTGAGctattcgagctcggctcggcaGGCTCGCGAGCTTAAagtcaagctcgagctcggtttGAATCTTAGACGAGCCGAGTTCGAATCGAGCTCGTAACGAATCAAGTTCGAGTAGCTCGCGAGTCTCGAGCTTTTTTTACAGCCCTAGAGGTGGATACGGGCGCGGAGAGGTGCGGGGACGCGGCCAACCACCTCCACTGCAGATCAGAGGAGGCCGTCACCGGAGGCGATGCCAAGCGGCTGCGCaagggcagcggcgacgacgaccatcATCAGTatatggacgacgacgacgactacggtGACGACGAGCCACCCTCCAATCCCCTCGACTCCTACCGCGAGGACTGGGTTGAGATCTACGGCAAAACAGGATCTTTCGAGGACGaaagtgagtttttttaaacaaaatccCTTATGCAGTTCAAGGAGTATTAATTTACACTTCCCGTATTTAGCACATTTGGATGCCCTTGATTCAACAGTGGCGGCAGCGATTCGTGCTAGGTTTATAGTAGTTGAGTTTGATTTTGATGCGCTGGGAATTGCAGTGGGTGGGGGTAACAGGGATGAGGGATGAAGACAGCTAAAAACAAATTCGCTGCTATTTTCTTCTCTGCAATGACGAATGTTTGTGTTTGAGAATTACTTCATTCTGAATTTCCAATCactttaccccccccccccccccccccccaatcgaTGTGTGGCAAACTGGCAATTATGTAATCCGATGTCAATCATTCACAACACCACATGTTTAGAGACCAATGTAGCACATAACCACATGTTTTAAATTGCTCTCACATAAACACGGGTATTCAATCCAAATAACAGAAAACAGCATATGTATTAGGGTGAGAATTATCTCATTCTGAATTTCCAATCAATTTATAACCACTTGATGTGCGACAATTATGCAATCTGATTTTGTCAatcaatttatatttatatgtgtgtgcagCGGAAATCTTGCCGATGCGGCATACGGACGGGCCAATATGGCCAGAGTCTTGGCCGATGAACCTGCTACAAGTCTTCTCGGTTAAAGTGGTGGAGGTTATGGGGGACCTCCAGTGGCCGCTGGATGTCTATGGTGTTGTCGCCGTGCGCGACTCACTGGATCGCAAGAGGAACATCCTCTTCTGCCGCGAGAGGGACGACTGCCAGACCTTACTGCAGGCATGTTCCTTCCTACCATTGCTTTGATGCTTTCTATTCTCCGTcatatttttttgtttcgattttATTCTTTCAATATCAGATCCGCCATCAGCACATTGCAAACATAAACTTTCAGATATCGTGACAAAGTCTTGCTGCTATTgtgcacaaattttgacaatttgaccctttgcagaaactatttttacaaatgaatcgctgccaaaacttatttcaaatctgacccttttgctcaacaccaaatcgtgtggcgctgaatttagacacctcagcgctaAATAACATGACgctgaatgtacgttggcacgctgacttagtCTTCCATCCGCCGTGGCATGGCATTCAACgccagctgacgtggcgctgaggtgtctaaggtccgcgccacacgatttggcgttgagcaaaaatgttagatttgaaataagttttggcagcggttcatttgtaaaattagtttttgcaaagggtcaaaaTGTCAAATTTTGTGGCTATTGTGTACCATGCTAAGTTGTTTCTTACAAATCTGTTGGATTGAGGAGAAACAATTAATACATTGTTGAACAGGCATGTTAATTTATTTGTGGCATGCATACCTGCAGGATTCATCATCTTTGGTGCTTACAGGCCCTAGTCGAGCTGTCGTAGTGTTGGATCCTGTTGTTTTTGAGGTTGACCTCAAAGTAAAGGGTAGGGTACCAGCATCTCAAGACAAGGTTTTAAGCTACCATGCGTTTGTCTATGCTTACCTGACAAACAATGGCTTTGCAAGAAGAGAGGTAGAGTCAACCGAGCACAGCACGTTGGAGTTCACATTTGCACATCTCGCATATGCAGTGGAAGCAACCATCATAATCCATGTCGTCCAAGGATCGACCGATTTCAGGGCCCGTTTCAGCGCTCGCACCACTGGCATTGACGAAGACGTGGTGCTGCTCGACTCTGGTGATAGGAAGGTGGTTGTCGCCGATGATGGGCTCGTCGTGTTGCAGCGGCGCGTCGTTGTGGTTGAGGAGAAAGGCAAGCTGAACCTCCGTGTTGAGGCTTCAGAGAATGGCAGTGACACAGTTGTTGGTAAGCAGATGAGCTTCAGTGCTAGGCCGGCCTTGAGAAGCGAAGGTCGTTTCGTGCTTGGCTTCTGCACCATGTCGGTCATCGTCGCTTGGTCAGTGCTTCCATAGATGattagtgtgtgtgtgtgtgtttgatgGTAATTGGTCTGCAATATGCTGTGCTGATCTCAACTAAGCTAAGCTAAGTGACTATGAGAACTTCTTAACTGTAGGAGTATTATATATACATTCAGTAATCTGACCAACTGGTTTGAGATGCTCCTTTGTGAACTTTGTGGTGAATTTTTGAGTGTGATGATCATGATGAATATAATGTGGGAACTGGGAAATATAGCGTTTGGTGCTGAAGCAGAACCATTAATTATGGATTGTGATGAATCCTTTAATCTCTTTAATTTGCGGTTGCGTGGCTGCAAAGCTGCCATTCTGTATTTGTTGCAATGGCAAGGAACAAAATGTTGAAATAACTCCCTTTTGGAATAAGAAATCTGGAATAGTATGGTCAGGGGAACTGTTACTCTGCATTATTTGTAAGCGCAAAAGGGCAAACTTGTCCTTGAAAAATCAAGACCAGCATATAACCCATTTTATTACGACGAAAGATACGTTTGTTCAGTAATAGCAATACCAATAGCAACACTCCCAAAATCAGGAAGAGCAACAGCAATACCCGGTCACATGGCATCAGTAATGAACGTTCAACACTCCCAAAATCGAGGCGCCCGCCGCCCGGCGGTGTAGGGCGCCCCGACTGCGGCGAACACAAGCAGCGTCGTTGCCGCCCCACGCCACGCCAGCAGCATATGCACTGGTTGCCCACGATGTCCGTGAGGTCAGACTTGACCAGCCGCAGTTGCCTCACGAAGAGGATGAACCCGAAATCACCCGATTTTGCACGCTACGTTGTCAGCGGCGAGTCAGAGAAAACAATCGGTTGACACTCCAGTCAGCCATGGAATTAAATACGTCACAACCGCGCAAGCCCGCAAGCGGCAAGCGGACCACCTCGATCGGCCGCGGGCGACCAAGGCACCAAGCAAGGCGGCTCGGCGGATGGGAGATGAGCCTTCCACAGCCAACAGCAGCCGACAGGACGTACGCCTACAGCGGAGCGCCCCCCGCGCCCCCCCGATGCCCAAGCGTTTTTTAGCCGCCAGTCACGAGCCGACGCCGCGACGAGCACGGCCGCGGATTCCTCGCGAGCCCCGTGACCGTCGTCCGCGTGACGCGGTTACCACTTTACCCTGTAGGCTTGGGCGCTTGGCGCGCTCCGCGGCCCAATCCCAACGCAGTCCATGACGCCGCGAGAGGCTAACCTAAAACATCCGAGCGGGCGTGACGAGGTGGCCCAGTAGAACTAATGAACTATTCGGGCCAGGAGGGATAGAAGGCCGAGTGCGAGAACACTTGGCGTTgggatcttaaaaaaaatcacgatATGCATTGCATAAATTTAGGTGACTAACATAACAAACCAGAAGAAATTAGTCAATTGAAAATAACGAAAGTGTAACAATATTATTAGCGGTTTGCAAAGCCGCTCACGCCATTTACAATACAATTGAAATGAATGTATGCCATTTATATCAGTTGCAGGGAAAGTTCACAAAATCTCACAAACAAGTTTAATTgtttcaaccaaaaaaaaaagaaagaaagagaaacccCACAAATCCACAACTGTAAAAGGAGAGACACTACAAAAGTATACAAAACTAGATTAAGTAATCACACCAATAGAGTAATAAAGCATACATTTTTTTCAGTCACTCACGTCGAGACGGCATGTTTATGACATCACGCTTGGGCGATCGCTTCTTGGGCGGTCTCGTCGACGACGTTGTCCTTGGACATCTCCTCCAGCGACAAGCCCTTGGACTCCGGCACCAGCAGCGTCATGAGCATACCGAGGAAGTTTGTGCCGGCGAGCACGAAGAGCGCGTTCCGGATGCCGATGCCGCGGGAGTATCCCGCGTCGGGATTGTGCTGGTCCTGCGCAGCGTACAGGAACCCGAACGCGCCGATGATCGCGCCGGCCTTGCCGGACGCGGCGGAGATGCCGTGGCACGTCGACCGGAGCCTCGCCGGGAAGATCTCAGCCGGCACGATGAAGGTGGTGCTGTTGGGCCCGAAGTTGGCGAAGAAGAAGGTGAGTGCGTAGAGCACGACGAAGCCGGTGTGGTGCGCCGGGTGCGTCCAGTGGTCGTAGGGCACGCCGAGCGCGAGCATGAACACGGTCATCATGAAGAAGCCCATGATCTGGATCCAGAACCTGCCGACGATGTCGATGAAGGCGACGGTGAACCAGTAGCCCGGGATGGTTCCGCAGAGTGCGATGAGTGCCTGGGCGCGGGAGATGCGGTAGAGTTCCTCGAGCGCGTTCATGGTCTTCGCCGGCGGTATCCACCCGACCTTGCTGAAGATGTCCTTCTGGAACAGGTTCTGGCTGTAGAAGGCGATGTCGAGCAGGAACCACGTGCTGGTGGTCGCCAGGAGGTGCATCCCGTGGCGCTTCATGAACTGCCGTGAGAAGAGGCCCCAGGTCTCCCCGGCGACCACCTGGCTCTCGACCACCTCCGGCCGCTCCTCGATCTCGGCGTGGAGCACCTTGGACATGTCAGCCGCCGCCTGCTTGGCGTTGCGGGCGACGAGCGCCGTGTACCGCGCCGTCTCGGGCATTTTCATGCGCCAGTAGTAGGTGAGCCCAGCCGGGATGGTGCCGAACATGAGGATGAGCCGCCACGTGTAGTCAGCCTGCGGCGCGAGCGACGCGGCGGGGTTCTGGGCGTACGACGGCGCCGGGTACGCGTGACGGAAGCCGGCCGAGACGACGAGCGCGACGATGGCGCCGAAGAGGATCCCGAACCCCTGCATGGcgaacacggcggcgatgaAGGCCCCGCGGGTCTTCTTGCTCGCGTACTCCGACATGATGGTGGCGCTGAGCGGGTagtcgccgccgatgccgaaGCCGAGCCAGAAGCGGAAGAAGCAGAGCGTGGCAATCACGCTCTTGGGCGTGTGGCCAAACGAGAGACCGGAGGCGATGGAGCACACGACCATGAGGATGAGCGTGAATCCATAGACGCTCTTGCGGCCGAGCTTGTCGCCGAGCCATCCGAAGAAGAGCTGGCCGGCGAGCGTGCCGCAGAGCGCGACGCCGGTGACGGCGGACGACACGTTGGGCGGGAGTGTCCCTGGGTTGGGCTTGGTGATGTCGGTGTAGTAAAGGCGACCCAACAGCTTGGTGACCAGCGCGATGCAAAAGAGGTCGTAGGCGTCTGTGAAGAACCCCATCCCGGCGATGACGATCGCCATGAAATGGTACCATTGCGTCTTGGCCTGGTCGAGCTTGACCAAAACGTTGAGCTGCGATCCCGCCATGATGATCTTTTTTCCTCAAGCTGCAAAGTTATAAGCTTTGCTTAGTACAGACAACATATCACAAAAGAATAGAAAATTCTTCACCTAGGCATCTCCATTTATATCTGACTAGATCGTTGAATGTTAATTGAACAGAGAAATTTCAGGTTTCGCACTGTTGAGATTGAGAATTCATGATTTACCGCTCAGTAATTGAAACTTCAATAGATAGGGGTGTGTCCATTTTTAATGCGTACTGTACTAAATAGTAGAAGCACATGTTTACACAACTAATCTTATTGGCGGGTAATAATATTACGCATATGATTCAACAAATATTCAGTAGAACGTTTCCTGAATATGCTAAACCGCAACACTAATTAATCTAGCATCTCTGCTAACATGGAACTCAGATGCAGGAGAGAGGGTTGCGTACCTTGGGAAGATTGAGGATGGGTTGACTCCGGAGAGAGAGCAGAGGGGATCGCTGTGTGCTCTGTTAGTTTCCTCGTCTCTGTTGCCATGGTGCTGTATATATAGCCGCAGCGCAGTCCGGACAGGATACAGACAGGGCATGGTTGCAGAAAAAAGATTTTCTTTCTACTGCATTGCATGTACCGTACATACTGTAGATTGCAAGCAGATAGTGACATATATTGTCTTTAAAATGCCCGTACAGAAGTCAAATGTTATTCTATTTGCAGGATCGTGGAATGTGAAATTAACTTTCAACTATCTATGCATATCAGCGTATGGCCTCCCACTGTTTAGAATTCTACGGTGTCAGGATCGGCTGGGCAGTGACAAAGCTATGCATGCAAATAGGGTCTTGGTCTTGAGCAGTGATCATTTGGTTAAGTCCTACACCATCAGTTTccgatttcatattataagtcgtttagcCTTTTCTCTAGTTAAACTTtgataagtttgatcaaatttataaaaatattagcaacatctaaaatacttAACTagtttaacattgaatatattttcataatatgtttgttttgtgtttaaaatagtactatatttttctttaaacttagtcaaacttaaagaagggttgttcagattgtagccaagataaatctaaaattttggtagtttgacaatattactaaaattttggtacgatttcttatatatttatcaaaatttggcaagaaACTAAATAGATACACATATTTGACAACTCtataaaaaatggtatggtttaaaatagcatcaatctgaacaagcctgaagtttaattagaaaaagatCAAacgacatactccctccatctacttttgatagtcatatttcatcttgccacgcagaccaaggataagtaattctacttatcattcatttaaacatgctactagttatttctcgtaaacaaacgattcattaatattaacaTTTCTCAatacccatgtagccaatcatgcgTGGAAGAATGgggagtcatgcattaaatccaagaaagtcattaagaggataggttgttggattgaaatatgactatcaaaaataaattttttagatttggaaatataactatcaaaagtaaatggagggagtataatataaaacagaggaaacATCCGGGAAGTTCCAGAATAAAATCTTGGCAATTGCCTGCTGATGTCATTTGGTGTCTTCAACGGTTCAACTACTAATCGAACgatggtggaataaactcaaAAAACTTGGTAAATAGATCTTAATTAGAAAAATTGTACCTGTGTTAGTACGTTTATGGGTTTATACTAGGGGTGGATGTCGAGCTGGTTCAGCTCGGCTCGGTCtggctcgttaggataacgagctagctcggctcggctcgttatcctaacggcTCGGCTCGTCAACaagctcgagccagctcgttaAGCTCGCGAGCTAGGGGCGAGAGACGTAGCCGGCGAgcacggggaggaggggagaagctTGACGGCGGAGGaaacgagctcgagctcgccggcgaccacaGGGACAGGGAGGAGCTCGACGGTGGAGGGGATGAACTCGACGCAGCTCCGCCGGCACTTGGAGGagacgagctcgagctcgccggcggcgtcgggcgctGGATCGCTGAGGGAGAGGCGGAGATCGGCGACGGTGGGCGCTCGATctcccgacggcggcgggcgtgggGGATAGGcggagaccggcggcggcgggcgctcgATCTCCCGTCGGTGGCGGGCGCTggcaggggagaggaggagaccggcggcggcgagcgctggTGGGGGAGAGGCAGAGACCGGCGGTAGCGGGTGCTCGATCTtcccgccggcggtggcggcggcggctggaggagaGACGGAGCgggagcgacggtggcggcggctgggggagaggcggagcggcggcggcggatgggggagaggcggagcggcgacagcggccggggaagaggaggagcggcgatgGCTTCGGaagaggcgcggcggcggcggcggctggggggAGAGTGGGGAATTGAGTGAGGACTAGGGTTTGCAATGTCTTGGGCTTGAGCCTTTTTGTTGTATTGGGCTTTTGGGCTGTGATGAGTCTAgctcgttaaggctcgcgagctagctcgttatctctaacgagctaaaatgccagctcggctcgttagaaaattcaaacgagccgagccgagcctgtcacgagccgagcgagctaacgagccatGAGCTTTCTGTCCACCTTATACTCAACCTTCAGTCCTTCAGACAATGCGTTAGGGACACATTTGTGAGTTATCAACATGTATGCGATGCCATAAGATTAGTCAAACCCACTGTTTCCCTTCTATGGTTTTCCTTCTTGCAATCACAGTTAATTAGCATAACAGCGGATTACGACGTTTAACATCTGATAACCACGGACGCAGACAGTGCTAGGTTATTATATCTCCTTGGTTTAATATAATCAGGGTCAACGCGAGAAAAGATCCGAATATGCCTGGGAACCTTGTCAGTTGTCATAATCTTTAATTTGTGTTGGGCTAACACGACCGTAATTAGAAAGGTCAAGAAACTTAATTTAGAATGATCTTATTGCTCTGCTATCGTTGCCAGATTGGATGCAATGACTACAGTTACGGTTAGCTCACGTTACCAAgttttctccttaaaaaaaagttgagcaGCTCACAAACCCCTGTCTCTGATtttgattttcttctcttttcttgagAGTTTTTTAAGAAATACTCCAGTCTCCTACCACCGAAAACAtggcttcctctctcctcttcctatTGGCTTCCTGGTAGGTATATCATATTTTACTTGGTTCATGGTTGGATAAGCCCAAGTCAGCAAAAGCGAAAGAAAGAGAATCTTTTTTAATCTAGGACAAAGCAGAAAGATAACGTGAAGTCAGCTCATCATAACCCCAAAAATCATTAAGAGAAGTACTCCATATGTGAAGAAATGGTACTATCTAAGATATGGGTATGCAAATAATCGCAAGATTGAAGTGGCTAAATTCTCACCAGaataaatttaagaaaaaagtgTGGTTATAATCAGCTTACTACTACAATAAGCATCAGAAAGACGGACAGACTGGGAATAGGAACATTCCATGTATATGCGTTGCATGGTCATGATAAACTCATGATCAGCTAAGCTTGTCCTAATGGTGCGGCTCCATGATTTGTTTCTATTGCTGGACATCAAGCTAGTCATCCATATCACGATAAATTAAGAGTTTGCAGGTTACCTTCAATATGAGCAGACTTTTGGCCTATCAGCTGTTGCCAACTCACGTTTCTGTAAGAAAAATGCACTGTTTTCAACTGGGATAAAGAAAAGATGCATAGCTCTTAGCATCTTCTTGCCAAATCAAAAAACAAAGCCGCCTTGCCAAGTCAAAGATACATGGAATATATGCAACTCATATAAACAAAGAGCTGCAACTGTATTTTGTAATGCAACTAGGTGAAAGTATGCAAGTCCTACTGGCTGTCTGCCCAGCTGTTCACGAGAAATGCAATTTCTTAAAACTAGCACGtgtaataaatatttttgaagaatatcacatattaatacttGCAGGAAAAATCCATAACATCCCTTTTACAGAAGATTACCAtcctttttttcatttaaaGAAAGGTGAACTTACCCTGAACCATAGCTACAGATGAATTCACCTGGCGTATCCTGGTGCCACCTATACCTATAACAATTCCAAAACCATTTTAGAAAACCTCTTCCATGAAAACCAAGATGGATTTTGCTTACATAGGTGGTAACTTGAATGCCCTTGTTTGAAGAAGCTTCTAACCGCTGCAGCTACTCTCAGAATCTCCAACCCCAAACAGTCTAGATAAGTCCAAATTTCAAGACTTAGTAACTACAGAATCCAGAAAACAAACTAGTAACCTCCTAacttctccagattctcaccATTTACTTCTTAGCCTAGATGGCGCTATCTTGTGCCTTTTCCATCTCCCATGGTCCTAATGTGACAACCACAGTTAAGCTCACACGGTGCATTGCTTCCGTCTCTACCAGTGGTATTTCCTCAACCTCTCTTCTAGCACCACCAACACAGATTCACCACTGCTGACATCGTCTCTTTATCTCCTTCCGTCACAAAATCCTTTCTCTCTTGCCCCCTTCTCAGCTTCCCCATTCCTGAGAAGCGCCGCCATTGTGTTACACACGTTGTCGACAACCGTCATAGAGCACTCCATTCAAATTCACTTGCATCAGGAGACATTCCTTGCCTCCATGCTCCTTTTCCCCCGAACCTCCTTAATTTTCTCCATGGCCGAAGAACACTGGCCTTCACCATCCTCCCCTACCCGACCATTTCGCTTACTAGAAGGCTAGACCTGTTCTTGTCTGCCAACATCCTCATCATTTTCGCCTCTTCAACAATTTCAAAAGTTGGTTGATGTATTTTTAAACGGTACAAAAGTTTTCGGTGAAAAACTTACTAGAGCATGCAAAAAtgaaccttttccttttcagttTGTCCCATAACTCATTTTCAATTATTAGCACCTCCAACAAAGGAGAATGTACTGTCCATAATGTTCCTTACAATTACTAGTGCATCTGCCCTCGCTATTTCATGGTTTTTTAGGTAAACTTCTACACATGGGCAAAAAAATCATCAATTGTGCATCAATTTGACTCACATTTTGCCACAGCAAGCTATCAATTTGCACTAGATAGTATGCTATAACATTAATTTGAGAATTCTGAGGCTAGTATTTTGCTGTTACTTGTATCTTCAGATACCAAGAACTATCAATACCATGCTAGACACAAGTTGTGAGCAGGTCCACCAAATAGCAATGCTAGCAGAAGTAAAACCACCAATGACATACTTCACGAGAGCAGCAGTCTGACCTTAAGCACCTATTTATGTCAAACAATAAAAAAGATCATGCACCATGAAATTGTAAATCAAGCACCCGCAAATTGTCAACCATATTGATTATAAATGAGTTGACATTTTTCATTTTGCGGCATATGCTGCAACATTGTTTTGAGCAAATTCTTGTCTTACTAGTATACACGGCGAATATAAATCATCTTATAAAAGAAACACGCCAGACTTGACATTATGTGCATAAAATATAAGTTGACTGCTTGGACTTCTCTTATACTGAACAAATTATCCTTTATTGAAAGGGAAGATAAGAAGATGTTATTTCCTGGCCACTTAGACAATGACCACTTTATTTCTCTACGAACATATGTTCATTGCAAAGACCAGCCAGAATTACACAGCACCCAAGAGGCCAGCCTAGCTGGAGAATTTGAGACGGCCACagcattttttattattatatagaGCAATACATATACATAATAATCTACGCTTCCCTGACAGAACAGAAAGAAAAGACTAGAAGGCTACAAAACACTGCCAACTCAACTAGATACAAAATGCACAGATCAAGAAGGAAAATCTTCTATAGAGGGCAAAGAGATTGTACAGTGTGGTATTGGAGGATCTCTGCATATAGCAGGCTATATTTATCAACCTGATGGTCTTTGGTAGACATGCTTTGTTCTAGGGTCAATTATTATGCCCTTTCCACCATTCACTTCGAGATCATGCCTGCAGAGTTTAATTGTCAGAATGTCAGTATTGACCCTAGTTTATAGCAGACCTCTTAAAATTCTAGAAACATTACATACTGGAAGACAAAATCAGGAATTGTCAGTTGTTCACGTGGTACGTATCTGAACAGCTGCACAAGTCTGTCGACATAGATAACTTTCTTCCAGACCTAATTGAGACAAAAAGGAAGatgctaaaattagaaaaagaaatgtgTCAAAGAATTGGGGAGGAAACGAGCGAGATGGCTGCAATAGCAAGTACCTCCCCATCAACGAAAAGCTGCAATGCCAATATAGCTGTTCTCAATCCCAAAGTTGGGTGAAGTACATATATAGCCTGTGGAGTGCAATAACAACACCAGTTCATATTTCTTTTCCTAAATGAACAATCAGAACCACACAGTGTGATCATATGAGATACCGACATGAAGATTGCGCTGATGCTTCCGACCTAATATTTGTTGCAACCGCTTCATGAATCCTAAATCTGGTCGCCTGCAAAATCAATTTAAACAGCTCGTGTTACATGCACCAAGTTTTAGAAAGGCTTGCAATGTCCTTCTCAACCTACTTATTCATGAATCTTACACTTGTAAAGATGCTGCTGAGTGGAAATAGACAATTGAGTAAGGCTTTTGAATCAATGGTTCAAACTCCTGCAAAGAAGGCAAATTTAATCCTGTCAGAATAAGCTGCCAAATTCAAATACACAAAGGCATTAACAGTGGTCTAGATAGGCTAACTTTTGGGCAACGAActtagctaatctattatatagttCATTTGGGAATTCCTGCCATGATGCTTGAACCAGGCCCGCTTCAAAAAAGTTAGTGGGAAAAAACAAAACTGTTCCTTTCTATTGGAACTATAGATATTAGATGCTCTGTGGCTCTCTGGCACTACTGTATGGAACACACCTCATAAGTTCATAACAGACACTGTATATTGGTTCCTGCAAACTCATGATTTCAAAAcaagatggatggagtactaaaCTTGGTGTTCCATCCAGTATGTCCTGAATATTGAGAAAATCCAGGTTGATTCATGGACAAAGTAAAAACCATCTATTTAACACAAGGCAGTAGGAAACTTGGATTATATACAAGTATTTATATTCCCTTCCTAAAAAACTTCCAAGGTCCACCCCTCATTTAAGATCAACCCAAGGAATATGTTATCTCACTGTAAAAAAGTAATGCAACTAAGGAGAGTCTCATAAAATATGCTGCATCAATCTTTGGTATCTGCAGTCTAGTGGAATTCCAATGCTCTTTGTAAAGGGGGGAAATTCTAAAGCTCTACAAAAAATAGAAT from Oryza glaberrima chromosome 3, OglaRS2, whole genome shotgun sequence carries:
- the LOC127768171 gene encoding uncharacterized protein LOC127768171 produces the protein MDDDDDYGDDEPPSNPLDSYREDWVEIYGKTGSFEDETEILPMRHTDGPIWPESWPMNLLQVFSVKVVEVMGDLQWPLDVYGVVAVRDSLDRKRNILFCRERDDCQTLLQAYTSALNNMTLNDSSSLVLTGPSRAVVVLDPVVFEVDLKVKGRVPASQDKVLSYHAFVYAYLTNNGFARREVESTEHSTLEFTFAHLAYAVEATIIIHVVQGSTDFRARFSARTTGIDEDVVLLDSGDRKVVVADDGLVVLQRRVVVVEEKGKLNLRVEASENGSDTVVGKQMSFSARPALRSEGRFVLGFCTMSVIVAWSVLP
- the LOC127766743 gene encoding inorganic phosphate transporter 1-2; this translates as MAGSQLNVLVKLDQAKTQWYHFMAIVIAGMGFFTDAYDLFCIALVTKLLGRLYYTDITKPNPGTLPPNVSSAVTGVALCGTLAGQLFFGWLGDKLGRKSVYGFTLILMVVCSIASGLSFGHTPKSVIATLCFFRFWLGFGIGGDYPLSATIMSEYASKKTRGAFIAAVFAMQGFGILFGAIVALVVSAGFRHAYPAPSYAQNPAASLAPQADYTWRLILMFGTIPAGLTYYWRMKMPETARYTALVARNAKQAAADMSKVLHAEIEERPEVVESQVVAGETWGLFSRQFMKRHGMHLLATTSTWFLLDIAFYSQNLFQKDIFSKVGWIPPAKTMNALEELYRISRAQALIALCGTIPGYWFTVAFIDIVGRFWIQIMGFFMMTVFMLALGVPYDHWTHPAHHTGFVVLYALTFFFANFGPNSTTFIVPAEIFPARLRSTCHGISAASGKAGAIIGAFGFLYAAQDQHNPDAGYSRGIGIRNALFVLAGTNFLGMLMTLLVPESKGLSLEEMSKDNVVDETAQEAIAQA